One Ferrimicrobium sp. genomic region harbors:
- a CDS encoding DUF4258 domain-containing protein: MGQFVYRIHAIQRMFERQIQRSVVEAVVDSGTTIESYPEDTPYPSRLVLGWDRGRPMHVVVADDLEDDETVVTTVYLPDPMRWNASSSRRLQ; this comes from the coding sequence ATGGGTCAGTTCGTCTATCGTATTCACGCGATTCAGCGGATGTTTGAGCGCCAAATCCAGCGATCTGTGGTTGAGGCTGTCGTTGATTCGGGGACAACGATCGAGAGCTATCCAGAGGATACGCCATACCCAAGCCGCTTGGTGTTGGGTTGGGATCGCGGTCGCCCTATGCACGTAGTGGTCGCAGACGATCTGGAGGATGATGAGACCGTAGTCACCACTGTCTATCTGCCGGACCCAATGCGATGGAACGCTAGCTCCTCAAGGAGGCTGCAATGA
- a CDS encoding type II toxin-antitoxin system MqsA family antitoxin, with the protein MKCAICKSGKLEEGVTAVTVERGGTLVVFRRVPARICPNCGESYLEAAVVDAVCQAGDEAASAGVEVDVREFHHVSA; encoded by the coding sequence ATGAAATGTGCTATCTGTAAGAGTGGTAAGTTAGAAGAAGGTGTGACTGCCGTAACCGTCGAACGGGGCGGCACTCTTGTCGTGTTTCGTCGAGTCCCTGCAAGAATTTGCCCAAACTGCGGCGAGAGCTACCTCGAAGCAGCAGTGGTGGACGCGGTATGCCAGGCTGGAGATGAGGCCGCCAGTGCTGGAGTAGAGGTCGATGTGCGTGAGTTCCATCACGTCTCGGCATAG
- a CDS encoding WhiB family transcriptional regulator, which yields MTGENWRDQASCRGWGLNLFFPPDEPRGEAPGERRLRENQAKRVCHGCPVQQDCLEWALAKGESRGIWGGRNELERKAMIRARRHIRVVV from the coding sequence ATGACAGGCGAAAACTGGAGGGATCAGGCTTCATGTCGAGGTTGGGGATTAAACCTCTTTTTCCCGCCTGATGAGCCAAGGGGTGAGGCACCAGGAGAACGTCGCCTGCGAGAGAACCAAGCAAAACGCGTCTGCCATGGCTGCCCGGTCCAGCAGGACTGTCTTGAGTGGGCGTTGGCAAAGGGTGAATCCAGGGGCATCTGGGGTGGGCGCAACGAGTTGGAGCGCAAGGCGATGATCCGCGCACGACGACATATCCGGGTGGTCGTCTAG
- a CDS encoding ArsA-related P-loop ATPase — MQTAKARIILSELIGDPRLVLVTGKGGVGKSSVARLIALVAQTAGLKPLLVLFDEFGGESDGIEQVILLPDAVMLEYLETHGFGPLAQRLLKSGVIDAVSTAIPGIRDLLVLAKIKQLVNSGIYDLVLVDAPASGHLLSLLSSPDGLGAIATDGPIASQSADVIALLRDQELTGVVLVTLPEETPVQETSEVYTNLTTLLATHVLSCVVNRMPAMVHRLDDLMPGSAEDRANQYLTSRSDFAQAQVQVVRGLLPVPVFEFPFVEDATQPTKAAKYLFDQADRWEIQ, encoded by the coding sequence GTGCAGACAGCGAAGGCGCGCATCATACTCTCAGAGCTTATTGGCGATCCCCGCTTGGTACTCGTGACCGGCAAGGGTGGGGTGGGTAAGTCAAGTGTGGCTCGTCTCATCGCTCTTGTCGCCCAGACGGCGGGTCTGAAACCCTTGCTGGTGCTCTTCGACGAATTTGGTGGTGAATCAGACGGCATTGAACAGGTCATCCTCCTCCCGGATGCCGTGATGTTGGAGTATCTTGAGACCCATGGCTTTGGTCCCTTAGCCCAGCGCCTGTTGAAGTCCGGTGTCATCGATGCCGTCTCGACGGCGATCCCCGGCATCCGGGACTTGTTGGTGTTGGCGAAGATCAAGCAGTTGGTGAACTCTGGCATCTATGATCTTGTTCTCGTGGACGCGCCCGCGTCTGGCCATCTGCTTTCATTGTTGTCATCGCCTGATGGACTCGGTGCGATAGCGACCGATGGGCCGATCGCTTCGCAGAGTGCCGACGTCATCGCTCTGTTGCGGGATCAGGAGTTGACCGGGGTTGTACTGGTGACGTTGCCGGAGGAGACCCCAGTGCAGGAGACGAGTGAGGTCTACACCAACTTGACAACGTTGCTAGCTACCCACGTACTCTCTTGTGTCGTCAACAGGATGCCCGCGATGGTGCATCGACTTGACGATCTGATGCCAGGTTCGGCCGAAGACCGTGCGAATCAGTATTTGACTTCGCGTTCGGACTTTGCGCAGGCTCAGGTCCAAGTGGTTCGTGGTCTGCTCCCCGTCCCTGTCTTTGAGTTTCCCTTTGTGGAGGACGCCACGCAACCAACGAAAGCAGCGAAGTATCTTTTTGATCAGGCAGATCGATGGGAGATACAGTGA
- a CDS encoding ArsA-related P-loop ATPase translates to MTDLLDAIDSKETLVCIGPGGVGKTTSAAAVGLLLARTGRNVCVLTIDPARRLASALGLDRVGNEPVLASEDIPNYWVAMLDPKQTFDAMIARYSSSEAQEKEIVENPVYRNLVTRLSGTQEYMAFERLWELRESQRFDTIIVDTPPAQAAIDFLHAPSRLAGFLDNRVFKFMLKPPPLYLRPIAMATRGLVKQIASVVGADVVNDTMSFFQAFSGIEEGFRERALRTSELLASEATSYLLVSSPAPDSLAAGSRMVELLQGIGHEVNSVLINRMTPTYASDPSDPNAPAQARADLERLVRMRAHEGLAIKSWGLDLALGGFYFLEDLASDVSNLAALAEVADAMQHCALVPFAVPE, encoded by the coding sequence GTGACGGATCTTCTCGACGCCATCGACTCCAAAGAGACGCTGGTCTGTATTGGTCCAGGCGGTGTCGGCAAGACCACCAGTGCGGCGGCGGTCGGACTCTTGCTGGCAAGGACGGGTCGCAACGTCTGTGTGTTAACGATCGACCCGGCACGGCGCCTCGCCTCCGCGCTTGGTCTTGACCGGGTCGGCAACGAGCCGGTGCTTGCCAGCGAGGATATCCCCAACTACTGGGTGGCGATGCTTGACCCAAAGCAGACCTTTGACGCGATGATCGCTCGTTACTCCTCTTCGGAGGCCCAGGAGAAGGAGATTGTCGAGAATCCTGTGTACCGTAATCTTGTAACACGGTTGTCGGGCACGCAGGAGTACATGGCCTTTGAGCGGCTTTGGGAACTCAGGGAGAGTCAGCGTTTCGACACGATCATTGTCGATACCCCACCCGCCCAAGCGGCGATCGATTTCTTGCACGCTCCGAGTCGGCTCGCGGGATTTTTGGATAACCGCGTCTTCAAATTCATGCTGAAGCCTCCACCTCTTTACTTGCGGCCGATTGCGATGGCGACGCGTGGCCTCGTCAAACAGATCGCAAGTGTGGTAGGGGCCGATGTCGTCAACGACACCATGAGCTTCTTCCAGGCCTTTTCCGGGATCGAAGAGGGATTCCGTGAGCGAGCGCTGAGGACGAGTGAGTTGCTCGCATCGGAGGCGACGAGTTATCTGTTGGTCTCCTCGCCGGCACCTGACTCGCTGGCTGCAGGAAGCCGAATGGTGGAGCTTCTGCAGGGGATAGGGCATGAGGTCAACAGCGTGCTGATCAACCGCATGACGCCAACCTATGCGTCGGATCCGTCCGATCCGAACGCGCCAGCACAGGCCCGTGCAGACCTAGAACGGCTGGTGCGTATGCGCGCACACGAGGGCTTGGCGATCAAGTCATGGGGGCTCGATCTCGCGCTCGGTGGATTCTATTTTCTTGAGGATCTCGCGAGTGATGTCTCGAACCTTGCGGCGTTAGCAGAGGTGGCCGATGCAATGCAACACTGTGCTTTGGTACCCTTCGCAGTCCCCGAGTAG
- a CDS encoding response regulator, whose protein sequence is MATILLVTDSPELEEELASTLDADEHTLYAVSAGRAVRDAATEIQPDVVVLDSQIGSMGGIAVCIDLRLEADAGRLEPTRIILLLDRRADVFTAKRSGADGYLVKPLNPLMVVDAVEAVLDGNLFLDNSYQPLDSSREVEEASTLVADGK, encoded by the coding sequence ATGGCAACCATTCTTCTTGTCACTGATTCACCTGAGCTCGAAGAGGAGCTCGCATCGACCCTTGACGCTGATGAACATACGCTCTACGCTGTGTCAGCGGGCAGAGCAGTCCGAGATGCCGCTACGGAGATCCAACCCGACGTCGTGGTCCTGGATTCACAGATCGGTTCGATGGGTGGGATCGCCGTCTGTATTGATCTTCGTCTAGAGGCGGATGCGGGCCGTTTGGAGCCGACGCGAATCATTTTGCTCCTCGATCGGAGAGCTGATGTTTTTACCGCTAAGCGTTCCGGGGCGGATGGTTATCTCGTGAAACCCTTGAATCCGCTCATGGTGGTAGATGCCGTGGAGGCGGTGCTCGATGGGAACCTTTTCCTCGACAACTCATATCAACCACTGGACAGTAGTCGCGAGGTTGAAGAAGCCTCTACACTGGTAGCTGACGGGAAGTAG
- a CDS encoding DUF2079 domain-containing protein encodes MPLGTEESVDPDYPRLIELMRPLREGSVTTTTRVLWVLAGLGALVQFAVLLIYSLNKFHHFDLSEDYGIVNQATYLIARGHLNPFDTIYQDQFWRDQFSLLAWPLGALRLVARSGITLLVIQSLSLAATTFVLLLVAIRVLLRQHFSLAWRLVMLAGFGLLILTDPWLYETASFDFHFQSIAALTLLLAVIGFLRQRPWLAWIMIGLTLLAGTSEILLVIGLGLGLLLLAQRRVQGLLVVAVGLGWLAVDLILGAHQSTTFALSYGYLSQVHRQNPSLMAIIEGVLAHPGLPLHVLASRHSAIGEILGYSGVLGVLFGPATMVTLLAIGANGLQHSAAFLSLQSGGFQNFPEVVLLEMGTVLMGTWLLARLRSSPRWVRWPLGGAMGVVVVMIAALGIDVDRGIPPQWLTVPPRVAAQLQTVAIPADDEVVVSEGIVGRFADRADVFAIFARDQHFQACSSTIFVVVAARNGFEIDPPIRSAGIVRDLDNDHDAIMRLRDPQVHVYELQRQPVGAFLSFSSARGVKVSRVPAFGDERCTDEDGAALS; translated from the coding sequence ATGCCTTTAGGAACAGAGGAGTCTGTAGACCCCGATTACCCACGACTGATCGAGCTGATGCGCCCCTTGCGGGAGGGGTCAGTCACGACCACCACTCGGGTGCTTTGGGTCTTGGCTGGGCTCGGTGCTCTTGTGCAGTTCGCGGTACTACTGATCTATTCGCTCAACAAGTTCCATCACTTTGACCTGTCAGAGGACTATGGGATCGTCAATCAAGCAACGTACCTCATCGCTCGCGGCCACCTCAACCCCTTCGACACTATCTACCAGGATCAGTTCTGGCGTGATCAGTTTTCCTTGTTGGCTTGGCCACTCGGAGCGCTGCGACTCGTGGCCCGGTCTGGCATCACGCTGTTGGTCATTCAATCGCTGTCGTTGGCGGCAACGACGTTCGTACTGCTACTCGTCGCTATTCGAGTGCTACTCCGGCAGCACTTCTCCCTTGCGTGGCGGCTGGTCATGCTGGCAGGATTTGGCTTGCTGATCCTCACCGACCCTTGGCTCTATGAGACAGCGTCCTTTGACTTTCACTTCCAGTCGATCGCTGCCCTCACCCTACTCCTCGCAGTGATTGGCTTTCTCAGGCAACGACCATGGTTGGCGTGGATCATGATCGGGTTGACGTTGTTGGCGGGTACGAGTGAGATATTGCTGGTCATTGGATTGGGGTTAGGCCTTCTCCTCCTTGCACAACGGCGTGTCCAGGGTCTTCTAGTCGTTGCGGTGGGGTTGGGGTGGCTCGCCGTCGATCTCATCCTCGGAGCCCATCAATCGACGACCTTTGCGCTCAGTTATGGCTATCTCAGTCAGGTCCACCGCCAGAACCCTTCGTTGATGGCAATTATCGAAGGGGTGCTGGCGCATCCTGGTCTCCCTCTTCATGTCCTCGCTTCGCGACACAGTGCCATCGGTGAGATTCTCGGGTATTCAGGGGTGCTCGGTGTGCTCTTTGGACCGGCCACCATGGTCACCCTGCTAGCGATTGGGGCGAATGGCCTGCAACATTCCGCTGCCTTTCTCTCCTTGCAATCCGGAGGTTTTCAGAACTTTCCAGAGGTCGTGCTGCTTGAGATGGGTACGGTGCTGATGGGCACGTGGTTATTGGCCCGCTTACGGTCCTCGCCACGGTGGGTTCGATGGCCCCTTGGCGGGGCGATGGGTGTTGTGGTCGTGATGATTGCAGCTCTCGGCATCGACGTCGATCGAGGAATTCCCCCACAGTGGTTGACCGTTCCTCCACGTGTTGCGGCGCAGCTACAGACGGTCGCGATCCCAGCCGATGATGAGGTAGTCGTATCGGAGGGCATCGTCGGTAGATTCGCCGATCGAGCCGATGTCTTTGCGATCTTTGCTCGTGATCAACATTTTCAGGCCTGCAGTTCCACGATCTTTGTGGTGGTAGCGGCGCGCAACGGATTCGAGATTGACCCACCGATACGGAGTGCCGGTATCGTGCGTGACCTCGATAACGACCATGACGCTATTATGCGGCTCCGCGACCCGCAGGTCCATGTCTACGAACTCCAGCGGCAACCCGTGGGTGCTTTTCTCTCCTTCTCGTCGGCGAGAGGTGTCAAGGTGAGTCGGGTGCCCGCCTTTGGTGATGAGCGCTGCACCGATGAAGATGGGGCGGCGCTCTCGTAG
- a CDS encoding extracellular solute-binding protein — protein sequence MMQRNRFSRVLKVGLALAGAASVLAACGSSSTASTSSTTKTAAKTPVVPLVVYGAEGYAPAVAKGFQQATGIPTEMVNHSTGTLLAKISAEAENPQWGVFWSDGSDAYAALDQQHYLLRGFEPTTGTLTSLGKSLVPADGSYIPTGITIAAAYVYNSKVTKNPPTSWSSLLTPAWKGAIGMNNPAISGPTYTAVASIMQQQGGVTQGEAYFKKLAANGLHIYSTNKVTLHALLAGAIKVALVQNSAGIGFAFTSPDLKVAYPDKSALLPGVIGIDGKAPKAEIAEAKKFADFVYSPKGQALMLSGDPHGDSLFYPIIEGTKAHSEVPNLKNIPTDYPNPIVWGSREATINAWFTNNIVQ from the coding sequence ATGATGCAACGTAATCGGTTCTCCCGAGTTCTCAAGGTTGGTTTAGCACTAGCAGGAGCGGCGAGTGTGCTCGCAGCGTGCGGCTCAAGTTCGACGGCGTCCACCTCATCGACGACCAAGACCGCTGCCAAGACCCCCGTGGTGCCGTTGGTGGTCTACGGGGCTGAAGGCTACGCACCGGCGGTGGCCAAGGGGTTTCAGCAAGCGACGGGGATTCCGACGGAGATGGTCAACCATTCAACCGGTACCCTTTTGGCGAAAATATCGGCAGAGGCAGAGAACCCTCAGTGGGGCGTCTTCTGGTCTGATGGCTCGGACGCCTATGCGGCCCTCGATCAACAGCACTATTTGTTGCGTGGTTTCGAACCGACGACTGGGACGCTGACGTCCCTAGGCAAATCGTTGGTTCCTGCTGACGGGAGTTATATCCCGACCGGGATTACGATCGCCGCTGCCTATGTCTATAACTCCAAGGTCACCAAGAATCCGCCAACCTCGTGGAGCAGTCTGCTGACGCCCGCCTGGAAGGGTGCTATCGGGATGAACAACCCAGCGATTTCGGGTCCAACCTATACGGCGGTCGCCTCCATCATGCAACAACAGGGTGGCGTCACGCAAGGTGAAGCCTATTTCAAGAAGCTCGCGGCCAACGGACTTCACATCTACTCGACCAATAAGGTAACGCTCCATGCGCTGCTGGCCGGAGCGATCAAAGTGGCGTTGGTGCAGAACTCCGCTGGTATTGGGTTTGCATTCACCTCCCCAGATCTGAAGGTCGCTTATCCCGACAAGTCAGCGCTACTTCCTGGCGTGATCGGCATCGACGGTAAGGCTCCAAAGGCGGAGATTGCTGAGGCGAAAAAATTTGCCGACTTTGTCTACAGCCCCAAGGGTCAAGCGCTGATGCTCAGCGGTGATCCTCACGGCGATTCGCTCTTTTACCCCATTATCGAGGGGACAAAAGCGCATTCAGAGGTTCCGAACTTGAAGAATATTCCTACGGACTATCCGAATCCGATCGTGTGGGGTTCTCGCGAGGCCACGATTAACGCTTGGTTCACCAACAACATCGTTCAGTAG